AACACACCATCTTTAAGGGTTGTGacaaaattgtcaaaaaaagaagatgaaaaattatatataattgcaAGAAGCCAATAACATCTTTATCTTTAAAATAGGCTacaaaaaatgacttaaaaaataattcatcaatAAGAGAGGTATATCTGCGGTTCTTGATTCCTACCTACCTCACAACTTtcgttcattttgtttgtgggACATACCTATTTATCATAACATGTAAAGAAGTTTCACAAATGTGGTTCTTTGTGGAAAATCTAGTCCTAGTCACCCTATAAAATAGGCCTAGACCTATAGGAAAAGGATTTCAAATGTTAGTTGTTTGCATTCAAGAAGCAAGGGCAATTTTCATATTAAACCCCACCTCCCTTTAATGCAATCACCTCATGAAACAAAATCTAATccattttaagatatttttaaccTAAACCTCTTTGTCCATCTCTTTATAACACAACTTTTCCATCTTAGCACTTTTGAAGGATATTGATGTAATTATTTTGTTGGGTAGGACTCATAGTTAACTAAGATAAACGAATTGAACGTGTTGTGTTGGGTTCAAATTTTGCTCTAAGAGACAAACGAGAGTTTAGGGGTATTATTGTAATTTGAGCTGTAGTATTTAATTATGAGTTGTAACACTATAAATCCTACTTATTTTCACTTATATTTTACCAAATATCACGTTTTATTATTTGTGTTTTATGGTTCGAATTTTTTATGGTCAAATGGAAGCAAACGTGACTGATGCAGTCGTAATTATTGTAACATAAACATTTAAAACGGTTATATTGTAGTTGCATTATGCAACTTTAAACCATGATttatactattataaataattgaattaataaaaaaaaaacatgaaatatGTCTTTAATTCTAAAGCTATGTtctaaaaacattaaaattagatataattttatttttttccatctctaatttttatatgataatTCTACTTTTCCtagtattaatatttttcaaaaccaaGAATATTTGCTCTAGTTTTTCACATTTTGTTGAACAATGAATATTGACCCTCCAAATCTAACTCATGTGCAATGACATGGGAAAGAGTTAAGGAAAGAACAGAAAAAAGTTTATGAATGAAATGGATAATACATGTTAATGAAGAATCCTATAGTTGAATAtatgaaacaaaaatagatgAGAAGTGACACATACACAGAAAGTGGAGAGGATTCCTTTTTTTCATTGGTCTATTTGTTTTGCTGTCATTGATGAAAGACAAATCCTAAGATGCCTCTTTACCTTCTCTATGTGCCCTTGTGGAAACATTCACTCCTTTTCTATTATAGAAACAATTTCTGCACTTTCATTTTCATCTAGGACAGAGAGAAAGGGTTTTGAGAGGTATGAATGAGTgtcaataaaagagaaaacaacACATGAAACAAACAAGTACTTTAACTCATTCTGCAAAGTACCATAGAACTTTGAGCCACTGCAACCAATTGGAGAAGTTTTCCagtcataataataacataacatTCAATCAAAATggtgaaattattttatttcgaaTATATCTCATACTAAACTGATAAGCGGTTATTTTGTTCAGATGAGACGAGTATTTAAATTAGTTTGTATTATGTAATTTTAAACTTGAATTATAATATAAAGGAGTTGCAAAACCTCTTTAGACACAATTAATTGAATTCTAAGATCAAATTTCGTGTGTAATATGTAAATTGCACCGATAATAAATATAGTCAACGAGTAAACTAACTAATAAACTAATAAGAAGTGTAACTAACTTGTTTATCCAATACCGAAATAATtgttttaacattttagtctaaaaatgaggcttgaaaataaaaatgaaactcACCCTTTACTTAGGTTCAATGTTGGAGTGTTTTCCGGCAATGAAAATCACCATTATATCACAAATCATTAAAGTGAGATGATGATTGATTATGAGTGTTCAACTTCAACTATAAATGcttcatttgtgtcaaaatAGTTACACCTTCATATCTCTATCTCTTCTTTCACTTCCTTTTCACACACTCACTCATTCACCTTCAAAAACTCATGTCAACACTTAACCATCTTTTTGATCTTCCAGAACAGATATGTTATGTACAATGTGGATTTTGTACCACCATTTTAATggtattaattataaatttttctataCTATAtgcttttattaaatttttactaacaaattctgttttcatttacaccttttttttctctctatgtTTTGAATTGAATTGTGAAATACAGGTAAGTGTTCCATGCAGCAGTTTATCAATGGTGGTTACAGTAAGATGTGGTCACTGCACAAGCCTCTTATCTGTTAATATGATGAAAGCTTCTTTTGTCCCTTTTCACCTTTTAGCATCTCTTACTCATCTTGAGGTTAACATACTTTACTTTTCCAATactatatgtttattttttctttaaatcttgTTATATACTTCTCCTTCCgaaatcaaatataaacaacaaaaattaccTGTATcagatatatgtatttttttttgcttatatttcttTTCAAGTACATGTATCAGATATATGtacttttttgcttatatttcatttcagaGGAAATATCGATTAGATATTAACTTGAATATATGTTTGTGACTTTTTTGACTTATTTGCAGCCAAAAGAAAGTAGTCAAGAAGAAGATGCAAACAAGTGTTTGAACAGTAATAGTGCATCCATGATGACATATTCTGATTGTGAGGAAGATGATGTAATTCCAATTAGCAATGTAGTGAATAAACGTATGATGCAACCTTATATAATAAACTTTATGAGTTTGAAAAAAGTTtagtataagaaaaaataaatcaattatttgatgaatgaatataatcattaatcattaaattattgTATATGCAGCACCAGAGAAGAGACAAAGAACACCATCAGCTTATAACCGCTTCATCAAGTAATTATTGTTAcactatttatgatcataataataaagttgtagattttttattataatgtgagttttATTTTAATGCAGAGATGAGATTAAAAGGCTAAAGGCTCAAAACCCTGATATGGCTCACAAGGAAGCTTTTAGCACAGCAGCAAAAAATGTATGGTTtagttttcaaatttaaaatttcggTTTCGATACTGTTGCATGTTGCAGATACTTCTAAAACTATTATATTACAGTTACACTTAGAGACCGCAATTTAGAACTATGCATAAAATTGGCTATTAGTTTAACTAATTAGCAAattatagaaatttttttaattaagactAGTGAATTAATCATAatcttagaaatattttttattttgattttcagTGGGCCAATTGCCCCCCAACTCAATGCAAAGGAGATGAAGAGAACTGTAGCCAGACTGATCAACTTGTGGATCTTGACTCCCAAGTGGACCCTCATGATGTTGAggtaaaaaaacataattatttaaagattaattaattagtttcttttgatttaacatgtttttttataattgaaattaacaaaGTAATTTTAAAGGTTATTAAAACATGCAATAAGTAGTGTGCATTTATAGTGTTACTTGTCCCTTTCTTTATATCACATGGTGAATAGTAAAGGGTGAGTGATGCATTCAATGGCAAAGACTTTATCCTCATTTTGGTTTCCATTCAACTTGACATTCATCCACCTTATTAGAAACTTATTTTAGATActctcaataaattaaaatcaaggGTGCATTGCATCTACTATTATTGACTACCATTTGACATGGtgttttcaaaagataatgCTTTTAAGTTTAAGGGAAATCACAATCACATCTCCTAAAATATgcttaattattattacaagTTGGATTTAAATTTGGATTTGGTTCGGTAACTgcacaacaatttttttaatctaaaattaaatatgaaagaaatagaaagaccTAAGACgaatttaaatataagaaaaagttataactttaaagatgtatttattgtttaaattattttaatactcttatttaaaatatttgtctttttaatattattagtggATATTTAATATCTCACAATTTTTAATAAGGgtatatatgtaaaaataatcaaaaaattaaaacaaattgattttgatgttttttttactattttttcttataaatggAATCAGAGATAGtagtattttaataaaactattaaaaaaaattatta
This region of Cicer arietinum cultivar CDC Frontier isolate Library 1 chromosome 8, Cicar.CDCFrontier_v2.0, whole genome shotgun sequence genomic DNA includes:
- the LOC101494418 gene encoding axial regulator YABBY 4, which produces MSTLNHLFDLPEQICYVQCGFCTTILMVSVPCSSLSMVVTVRCGHCTSLLSVNMMKASFVPFHLLASLTHLEPKESSQEEDANKCLNSNSASMMTYSDCEEDDVIPISNVVNKPPEKRQRTPSAYNRFIKDEIKRLKAQNPDMAHKEAFSTAAKNWANCPPTQCKGDEENCSQTDQLVDLDSQVDPHDVEVNEEEQGFRGRKVARNSILERTPFQ